GAAGGGTGGGCAAGCCCCTTAAAGGATTCATGAGGGAAGATGAGTACCTGCAGAGTCTGCATTTCAATTGTTTGAGAATGGAAGATGGGAGTGTTGTCAACATGTCCCTGCCCATTGTTCTTGCAATCGATGACGAACAGAAGGAGAGGATTGGCACCTCCACCGACGTCGGATTGATCGGCCCGCAAGGAGATCCCGTCGGTATCCTCCGGAGGTTGGTTCTTTTCTTATGTTTCTCGATGCTCAAATGGTGTCTTTTTTTATCCTTGTTTCTGatagttgttgttgttttttgttcattgtttcaCGTCTTTCGATCAATCATTGAGTTGATAGTCTATGATCGATATAATTTTGTATATTTGATGCGATCAGCGGTCAAGCAGTGTCGGTACAAATCCGGTATCTGGAAAATTCCTCTTGTTAATCTGGGATATTCAATGAGGAAAGGAATGCAGCCTGCCaagttttctagaaaaataatcaaGTGAATGTCAATTAATATTTCTTAAAGGGTGACGACAAGCAGAGAGGGCCCTGGCGCCCTCCCCTTTTGTTATGAATTCAAATTCCATCGATATAtctacacatatatatattatgaatttaAAGACTTTGGCCTCAAAAAAATTACTGACACGTTAAACGGACGAGGCCAGCCTCCAGCCTCCTGTTCATTTTATTGAAGTCATTTcggaaataaaataatatttttttgtgatcTGTTTCCATGTCCAAACCATAAATTTGTGCCTGTTAATTTGCTGAACGTAAATGGCTACTGGCCTCTGCATGCTGTGGTGTTCTTCTGCAGAATTCAGATATATAAGCACCACAAAGAAGAAAGGATTGCGAGGACATGGGGAACCACTGCGTCGGGATTACCATACGTTGAGAAGGTCATCGCTCCGGCTGGGAATTGGCTGATTGGTGGTGACTTAGAAGTCTTGGAACCCATCAAATACAACGATGGTCTTGATCATTACAGGCTTTCTCCACAAGAACTGAGAAAAGAGTTCGATAAACGTGAGGCTGATGCAGTCTTTGCATTTCAATTGAGGAATCCAGTTCACAATGGGCATGCGCTTTTGATGAATGATACGCGCAAGCGCCTCTTGGATATGGGCTACAAAAATCCAATTCTGCTGCTCCACCCTTTGGGTGGTTTCACAAAGGAGGATGATGTGCCACTTGACGTTCGGATGGAGCAACACAGCAAGGTTTGCattagttcttttcttttgttattctGCCTTGTTCAGAAAATGCAACTTATTGGGTGCAAGTAATGTTCGTTAGCTAGCGCGCATCAAATTATTGTGGTATGAAAAACTGAGTTCACACTATTCTATTTTCCAGGTCCTAGAAGATGGAGTACTTGATCCTGAGACAACTGTCGTAGCTATTTTTCCCTCACCTATGCACTATGCTGGCCCAACAGAAGTACAGTGGCATGCGAAGGCAAGAATTAATGCGGGTGCTAATTTTTACATCGTAGGCCGTGATCCTGCTGGTATGGGTCATCCCACAGAGAAACGAGATCTCTATGACCCTGACCATGGAAAAATGGTCCTAAGCATGACTCCTGGGTTAGAAAAGCTCAACATCTTGCCCTTCAAGGTTCGTAAAAAACCACCATATTTTGTGTATTGTAGCCTTGTAGGTTTGGTCCCAAGAAATTATTAGATTTCTTCTTAGTTCATGTGGCAGGTTGTAAACAATAATTCTCCATTGCTCCGTGCTTGTAGTTCTTCTCTCGTTTCACTGTTGGATATGTGCCTGCATTGCTTGATGGGTTGGTTGCTAGGAACACACTCTTTCTCTCACCCCGGTTGGAAACTTGAAACGAACATTCAGTATTTCTTGACTACTTGCATTCTTGGTTTCTTTCTGTCCACTGGATGAAATGCATAGTTTGCAAACAACTGATAATATGCCTTGCTTACTATGTTACCATGTTCATGAAGGCATACTAGAGCCGTCATCACTGTGTGTGCAGAAACAAAAAAGACTTCAACCATATTATGTCTTTTATTGACTGTCTTATCTCCAAAATGTTTATAGCATAATCTTCTTTCCTGGTTTCTCTAGGTGAGCTTGACAGTCTTGTCTGATAATGGTTACTTGGTACTTGAACATCGGTCTACTATTCAGTTGAGGATGCCTCAATTTGTGAATGATCTAAACCATATAAACAGATGGCATAGTTATATGGTACACTTAtcttttttatgaatatgtaTCATACATTCATGCTTGCATTGTAAAAATAGATTTCGTATGCAGCTATGAAGAGGGAAGACCTTTTTGCAGACTGAATTCTTTCAAGATTATATTGTCGCGGTTCCTCATTTTTGTAGATTCTGCAGCTTAGGATCTTGAAGAATTGAAAATTTCTGTGAGAGTCTTGCGAGACTGGCCCCAAACTGACTCAAATGGATAGTTTAGTGGATCCAATCTGCCACATTTCTGGCCTATGAACTAGGACCAAAAATAGCTTGACACCAAGGTATATATGACCCTCAAGATTCTAACTGATCTCTACAATGAATTCTGAGCTTGACTCTGACATCAAGGATGAGACCCTAAACTGACTCATGCTTCTGGTTTAGCAGTTCGAATCCACCCTGTAACCAACTTCAGTTTGCACCTAAATAAGCTAACACAAGGTACTGAGCTTTGACTCTGACATCAAGGATGAGACCC
This window of the Nymphaea colorata isolate Beijing-Zhang1983 chromosome 2, ASM883128v2, whole genome shotgun sequence genome carries:
- the LOC116249293 gene encoding LOW QUALITY PROTEIN: ATP sulfurylase 2-like (The sequence of the model RefSeq protein was modified relative to this genomic sequence to represent the inferred CDS: inserted 1 base in 1 codon) translates to MALSCRLYICTNILSKSKQQVGVHPTPGYQPFESNRTSVYHFNLVRLSCPITSLPTPSMGHSRASSVKSSLIDPDGGALVNLVVSEGERKTKREEIGLLPQVRLTPIDIEWVHVLSEGWAXPLKGFMREDEYLQSLHFNCLRMEDGSVVNMSLPIVLAIDDEQKERIGTSTDVGLIGPQGDPVGILRRIQIYKHHKEERIARTWGTTASGLPYVEKVIAPAGNWLIGGDLEVLEPIKYNDGLDHYRLSPQELRKEFDKREADAVFAFQLRNPVHNGHALLMNDTRKRLLDMGYKNPILLLHPLGGFTKEDDVPLDVRMEQHSKVLEDGVLDPETTVVAIFPSPMHYAGPTEVQWHAKARINAGANFYIVGRDPAGMGHPTEKRDLYDPDHGKMVLSMTPGLEKLNILPFKVAAYDKSKKKMAFFEPSRAQDFLFISGTKMRTYARNGENPPDGFMCPGGWKVLVTYYESLQAEDTNQAPAVLST